In the Hordeum vulgare subsp. vulgare chromosome 7H, MorexV3_pseudomolecules_assembly, whole genome shotgun sequence genome, one interval contains:
- the LOC123411201 gene encoding SKP1-like protein 1 has product MATAATCEKKMIMLKSSDGEEFEVEEAVAMASQTLRHMIEDDCADKRISIPSINSKILSKVIEYCNKHIPTKQADDTTRATCVVASDVVDPPALAKDLKIWDAEFMKVDQVTLFDLIQAARYLNIKELLDLTCQTVADMISGKTPEEIRSLFNIKNDYLPEEEEKIRRENQWAFQ; this is encoded by the exons ATGGCAACTGCAGCGACATGCGAGAAGAAGATGATCATGCTAAAGTCGTCCGACGGCGAGGAGTTTGAGGTGGAGGAGGCGGTCGCCATGGCGTCGCAGACCCTCCGCCACATGATCGAGGATGACTGTGCCGACAAACGCATCTCGATCCCCAGCATCAACTCCAAGATCCTCTCCAAGGTCATCGAGTACTGCAACAAACACATCCCGACCAAGCAAGCCGACGACACCACTAGAGCCACCTGTGTTGTTGCATCTGACGTCGTGGATCCCCCTGCTCTAGCCAAGGACCTCAAGATCTGGGATGCAGAATTCATGAAGGTCGACCAGGTCACCCTCTTCGACCTCATCCAG GCTGCAAGATACCTCAATATCAAGGAGTTGTTGGACCTGACTTGCCAGACTGTTGCCGACATGATTAGTGGGAAAACTCCAGAGGAGATCCGTAGTTTATTCAACATCAAGAACGACTACTTgcctgaggaggaggagaagatccgTAGGGAGAACCAGTGGGCATTTCAGTAG